The following are encoded together in the Triticum dicoccoides isolate Atlit2015 ecotype Zavitan chromosome 6B, WEW_v2.0, whole genome shotgun sequence genome:
- the LOC119325101 gene encoding sugar transporter ERD6-like 16 → MAAAFFPLSTSPPLLTRRPAAGLEHSRRPPRGQHGGCSARRLPAAATAGATRGLTRRATAAAAAAAQGRALAGEGAEEGSLQMVLLSTAVAVCGSFEFGTCVGYSAPAQAGIVGDIGLSNSQYGIFASVLTVGAMVGALTSGRLADTLGRKMTMRLAAIVGIFGWLAIYLAKGATMLCLGRILLGYCTGVLSYVVPVFISEIAPKDLRGGLAASNQLFICSGCSASYIIGATIPWRSLVIVGLLPCVFLLVGLPFIPESPRWLANIGREKEFRASLQKLRGEKAEISGEATEIIAYVESVQDLPKARIQDLFHRKNMYAVIVGVGLKVFQQLGGISALGFYTSYIFSSAGFSGKLGTTLIGIIQIPITLLGALLMDRSGRRTLLLVSSSGTFVGCFLTGLSFYFKAQGLYTQLVPTLALYGILAYYVAYSIGMGPVPWVIMSEIFSINMKGIAGSLVTLVSWVGSFVISYSFSFLMDWNSAGTFFLFSAASLVTVLFVARLVPETKGRTLEEIQESLMAGT, encoded by the exons ATGGCTGCCGCGTTCTTCCCTCTGTCGACCTCACCGCCGCTCCTCACCCGCCGCCCCGCAGCAGGCCTCGAACacagccgccggccgccgcgcgggCAGCATGGCGGCTGCTCCGCGCGCCGGTTGCCGGCAGCAGCGACCGCCGGCGCAACACGCGGCCTGACACGGAGAGCCACGgctgctgctgcggcggcggcCCAAGGCCGCGCTCTGGCCGGAGAGGGCGCGGAGGAGGGGTCGCTGCAGATGGTCCTGCTCAGCACCGCGGTGGCCGTGTGCGGTTCCTTCGAGTTCGGCACCTGT GTTGGGTATTCTGCGCCGGCTCAGGCCGGAATCGTCGGCGACATTGGACTGTCCAATTCACAG TATGGCATCTTTGCATCTGTCTTGACAGTTGGTGCAATGGTCGGCGCTCTGACCAGTGGCCGCCTTGCAGACACTCTTGGACGCAAAATG ACCATGCGGCTGGCAGCAATTGTAGGCATTTTTGGTTGGCTTGCTATATACCTAGCCAAG GGTGCAACGATGCTTTGCTTGGGACGAATCTTGCTAGGCTACTGTACAGGGGTCCTTTCTTATGTG GTACCTGTGTTCATATCTGAAATAGCACCAAAGGATCTCCGAGGAGGCCTTGCAGCCTCAAACCAG CTGTTTATTTGTTCAGGGTGTTCAGCTTCCTACATCATTGGAGCAACGATTCCGTGGCGCTCTTTGGTTATCGTGG GATTACTGCCTTGTGTGTTCCTCCTCGTGGGTCTTCCCTTCATTCCCGAGTCTCCAAGGTGGCTG GCCAACATCGGGAGAGAGAAAGAATTCCGTGCTTCACTACAAAAGCTTAGGGGTGAAAAGGCTGAAATATCTGGAGAGGCTACTGAGATTATA GCGTACGTGGAATCAGTTCAGGATTTACCTAAGGCCAGGATTCAGGATTTGTTTCACAGGAAAAATATGTATGCAGTCATT GTGGGTGTCGGCCTGAAGGTCTTTCAGCAACTGGGGGGAATAAGCGCATTAGGCTTCTATACAAGCTATATCTTTTCATCAGCAG GGTTTTCTGGTAAACTTGGGACCACATTGATCGGCATTATTCAG ATTCCAATCACATTACTTGGGGCCCTTCTCATGGATAGGAGTGGAAGAAGAACCCTTCTACTA GTGTCTTCATCTGGCACATTTGTGGGCTGCTTTCTTACTGGGCTATCATTCTACTTCAAG GCACAAGGATTGTACACACAATTGGTTCCTACATTGGCTCTTTACGGCATACTG GCATACTATGTGGCATACTCAATTGGAATGGGACCTGTTCCTTGGGTTATCATGTCCGAG ATATTCTCAATCAACATGAAAGGAATAGCAGGAAGCTTGGTAACCCTGGTTAGTTGGGTTGGTTCATTCGTGATATCGTATTCGTTCAGCTTCCTTATGGACTGGAACTCTGCAG GCACATTTTTCTTGTTCTCAGCAGCGAGCCTGGTTACTGTGTTGTTCGTGGCAAGGCTAGTGCcagaaactaaagggagaacactcgAAGAGATCCAAGAATCACTAATGGCCGGCACATGA
- the LOC119325102 gene encoding uncharacterized protein LOC119325102: MPKLGRASPVAGCCQANLRKGRQGGDKRGSCVEAEERMLMLRAAGARAASAVVAGARRRPGLLPVAVAGLASSSSGPPSGGKRRKGQRRGDAKPQPQPSEIPSNKKPSARPAKDRKARPATEEAQWPSGQEIELRKQPPEKPKRVVRWRCATGCGACCKLDKGPEFPTPDEVFADFPDHLQLYKSMIGPDGWCNNYDKSNRTCNIYEDRPFFCRVEPKVFEEFFGVPRSKFNREACSACVDNIKMVYGQDSPELGNFKRVIKEESSKHEASMNQVKLLDTTNTTGT; this comes from the exons ATGCCCAAATTGGGCCGCGCGAGCCCAGTCGCAGGGTGTTGTCAAGCCAACTTGAGGAAGGGCAGGCAGGGAGGGGATAAGCGAGGTTCTTGTGTTGAAGCAGAGGAGAGGATGCTCATGTTGCGGGCCGCCGGCGCCAGGGCGGCGTCcgcggtcgtcgccggcgccaggaGGAGACCCGGCCTCCTGCCGGTCGCCGTCGCCGGTCTCGCGTCCTCCTCATCAGGACCACCATCGGGTGGGAAGCGGAGGAAGGGCCAGCGGCGGGGCGATGCCAAGCCCCAGCCCCAGCCCTCTGAGATCCCCAGCAACAAGAAGCCCAGCGCGAGGCCGGCCAAGGACAGGAAGGCCCGCCCGGCTACGGAAGAGGCGCAATGGCCATCGGGCCAGGAGATTGAGCTGAGGAAGCAGCCGCCGGAGAAGCCGAAGCGGGTGGTGCGGTGGCGCTGCGCGACGGGGTGCGGCGCCTGCTGCAAGCTGGACAAGGGCCCCGAGTTCCCCACCCCCGACGAGGTCTTCGCCGACTTCCCCGACCACCTCCAG CTGTACAAGAGCATGATTGGCCCCGATGGATGGTGTAACAACTACGACAAGTCCAACCGAACCTGCAACATCTACGAAG ACCGGCCATTCTTCTGCCGGGTCGAACCGAAGGTCTTCGAAGAGTTCTTTGGCGTGCCACGCAGCAAATTCAACAGGGAAGCCTGCAG TGCTTGCGTGGATAACATCAAGATGGTGtatggccaggactctcctgagctCGGGAACTTCAAGCGGGTCATAAAGGAGGAAAGTAGTaagcatgaagcaagcatgaaccaGGTTAAATTGTTGGATACCACAAATACTACTGGTACCTGA
- the LOC119325014 gene encoding uncharacterized protein HI_0077-like has translation MDAAGGAGGAVVVDKAGGQAPPKTLVDWALKILDTADPDEKARLGDLAATKWLRGAIPLPYDPAQPARAPPDRPARSDAVRLLPPSQAPKLGKGGSAQSRLAMLHSLAHIESWAVDLSWDIVARFGAQLRMPRGFFDDFARVAQDEGRHFAVLSARLRELGSHYGALPAHDGLWDSAMRTSHCLLARLAVEHCVHEARGLDVLPTTISRFRAGGDEETAKLLEDIIYPEEITHCAAGVRWFRYLCLRSLASDPIAPPVPQPKPQCSAELPEGRTGDDSKTSQAVHDGLADKPTEDINSRDETIQQAEDGLARCGLGENGDTDEMAIIERFHSIVREHFRGPLKPPFNAEARKAAGFGPAWYEPLAVKEAETQAIEQSE, from the exons ATGGACGCCGCGGGCGGTGCCGGTGGAGCGGTCGTCGTCGACAAAGCGGGCGGGCAGGCGCCGCCCAAGACGCTGGTTGACTGGGCGCTGAAGATCCTCGACACGGCCGACCCCGACGAAAAGGCCCGGCTGGGCGACCTCGCCGCCACCAAGTGGCTCCGCGGCGCCATCCCGCTGCCCTACGACCCGGCGCAGCCCGCGCGCGCCCCGCCGGACCGCCCGGCGCGGAGCGACGCGGTGCGGCTGCTCCCGCCCTCCCAGGCGCCGAAGCTGGGGAAGGGCGGCAGCGCGCAGAGCCGGCTGGCGATGCTGCACTCGCTGGCGCACATCGAGAGCTGGGCCGTCGACCTCTCCTGGGACATCGTCGCCCGCTTCGGCGCGCAGCTCCGCATGCCCCGCGGCTTCTTCGACGACTTCGCCCGGGTCGCGCAGGACGAAGGGCGGCACTTcgcggtgctctccgcgcggcttcGGGAGCTGGGGTCGCACTACGGCGCGCTCCCCGCGCACGACGGCCTCTGGGACTCGGCGATGCGCACCTCGCACTGCCTCCTCGCCCGCCTAGCCGTCGAGCACTGCGTCCACGAG GCTAGGGGATTAGATGTCCTTCCAACCACCATATCAAGATTCCGTGCTGGTGGGGATGAAGAAACAGCCAAACTACTCGAAGATATTATTTATCCAGAAGAGATAACACACTGTGCAGCTGGTGTTAGGTGGTTTAGATACCTGTGCCTCCGGTCCCTCGCCAGCGATCCAATTGCACCTCCAGTTCCGCAGCCTAAACCCCAATGCTCTGCTGAGCTGCCAGAAGGTAGGACAGGTGATGATAGTAAGACTTCTCAAGCGGTGCATGATGGATTGGCGGATAAGCCGACAGAAGATATTAATAGCCGCGATGAGACGATTCAACAAGCGGAGGACGGACTGGCACGGTGTGGCCTAGGCGAAAATGGGGACACCGATGAAATGGCAATCATTGAGAGGTTCCACAGCATCGTTAGAGAGCATTTCCGTGGACCCCTGAAGCCCCCCTTCAATGCGGAAGCCAGGAAAGCAGCTGGATTTGGGCCTGCCTGGTATGAACCCCTTGCGGTGAAGGAGGCAGAGACACAAGCAATCGAGCAAAGTGAGTAA